A single window of Salvia splendens isolate huo1 chromosome 6, SspV2, whole genome shotgun sequence DNA harbors:
- the LOC121808651 gene encoding eukaryotic translation initiation factor 4G-like isoform X2, which yields MNQNQSRAERSDSVQYRKTVRSDSSNQQRQYSGGVSTKGGGGASSASTSLSNRSFKKYNNNAPVAQQGARPWNVDSSDSSAVHSVNNGAHQLQPAQRVPEAPTSKIPSNLNPTEASLKTTRPVPKSPSSNVSLAAAPSNVSSDSKAPETPTSGDASKSYPMQFGSISTVITNVMQIPARTSSAPPNLDEQKKDQERYDSSRKAPALPTPSISKQHFHKKDAGIHDRPNSGEAHLASRPKRDAQVSAAQPGIQTQRPAVHLIPNMPMQFPFHQQQIVQFGGQNPQIQSQALSGPMPIPMSLPLGNPSVQHSMFVQGIQPHLMQPQAMMHQGQGLNFPPQIGPQLPHQLGNMGMSLVPQFPQQAPVKYNGSRKTVKITHPETHEELRLDSSPAPSSYNAAPHFYPPASSVPLGSTHVPPNSQPPRLHNQVTVKSPIISHAEKDPLPPSGSLSVGKAEASKPSRLKAEPPVSSLSSSSQPKAGLGVSHVSVTSSSPVTVERDVPYSASGSTSMDVSVSASTRSSDGSRVGASHPDSFNDMPKRPGSRGQQEQDLSLYTSLLTLPSQLPDVATTEAKHIPSESAKDPLLTAVATSSEASSMTGEGAIEENTGNTNKGLGMLVLDSTQSEPEAIGGFEQAEAISAESSVENSMKSLTLKSPEMIGKLKENPNKEVASINSGSSEHTREKSEQLSRFCSNDVEREGTLAVAAGISSGEKLESSVPVTALNKNEIMGCSTGVLVSPSPFSVKEKGSDANVAKGAAPKGKKKKKELYRKAEAASTSSDLYMAYKGPEEKKETITNVKSSEKPSSVSEDKTSIGVSQENVAASEKPALNKVEPDDWEDAAEISSPQLGTSRNENEDNDDGDGSTTKKYSRDFLLKFLELWTDLPEGFEITSDIADSLIVSSINLPRESYPSPGRSVDRHIGGSRPDRRGSGLGDEDKWNKFPGPPMVGRGDMWNDVGYMNNAVGFRPGQGGNNGVLRNPRAQTPQYAGGILSGPMQSLGPQGNLQRNNVDSDRWQRGAGFTKDLMPYPQTPMQVMHKAENKYEVGKVSDEEEAKQRQLKGILNKLTPQNFEKLFQQVKQVNIDNVITLSGVISQIFDKALMEPTFCEMYANFCFHLAAELPDLSVDNEKITFKRLLLNKCQEEFERGEREEEEANKAEEEGEVKQTAEEREEKRLRARRRMLGNIRLIGELYKKRMLTERIMHECINKLLGQYQNPDEENIEALCKLMSTIGGMIDHPKAKEHMDAYYNFMAQLSNNMKLSSRVRFMLKDAIDLRKNKWQQRRKVEGPKKIEEVHRDAAQERAQVGRLGRTPSMGNSSRRGPPMDFGARSPGMLSSPNYHISGFRGAPPQLRGYGSQDVRTDERHSSVPLPQRPLGDDFITLGPQGGLARGMAFTGQPLAANVPSAEMQSPGDGRGMGHGQNGFSSIPERAAYGQRQDLMPRHMQERFAAPPTFDQSHPQEQNNTYGSRDAWNDLASDGSLPTYPSPSPQGGHLSIMNDVSSDKVWPEEKLHDKSVAAIKEFYSARDEKEVALCIKDLNAPSFYPTMISQWVTDSFERKDMERDLLTNLLINLSKLQDRVINEDQLIKGFESVLAVLEDAVNDAPRAGEFLGRIFGKIILENVISLSDIGRLIYEGGEEQGQLVESGVAANVLASIFDTIKSEKGDSVLDEVRSSSNLRVEDFRPPGSNKAFRIDKYI from the exons ATGAACCAGAATCAATCAAGGGCTGAGAGGAGCGATTCTGTACAGTACAGGAAAACCGTCCGATCCGACAGCTCCAATCAGCAGCGTCAGTACTCCGGTGGCGTTTCCACTAAGGGTGGTGGTGGCGCCTCTTCCGCCTCCACCAGTCTTTCTAATCGCAG TTTTAAGAAGTATAACAACAATGCACCAGTAGCGCAGCAGGGAGCGAGGCCATGGAATGTGGATTCTAGCGATTCATCCGCCGTACATTCTGTAAATAATGGTGCTCATCAACTGCAGCCAGCTCAAA GAGTACCTGAAGCGCCTACTAGCAAAATCCCTTCCAATCTCAATCCGACAGAAGCCTCTCTAAAGACTACTCGACCTGTTCCTAAATCTCCATCCAGTAATGTTTCGTTGGCAGCTGCACCGTCCAATGTTTCATCTGACTCCAAGGCCCCAGAAACACCTA CTTCAGGAGATGCATCTAAGTCATATCCCATGCAGTTTGGGTCCATAAGTACTGTTATTACGAATGTAATGCAG ATACCCGCTCGAACAAGCTCTGCACCACCAAATTTGGATGAGCAGAAAAAAGATCAG GAACGTTATGATTCTTCAAGGAAAGCTCCTGCTTTGCCAACTCCATCAATCTCCAAGCAGCATTTTCACAAAAAGGATGCAGGAATCCATGACCGACCTAATTCTGGCGAAGCTCATTTAGCATCTAGACCCAAAAGGGATGCCCAAGTTTCAGCTGCACAACCTGGGATTCAAACTCAGAGGCCTGCAGTACATCTTATCCCTAATATGCCCATGCAATTTCCATTCCACCAACAACAGATAGTTCAATTTGGTGGTCAGAATCCACAAATTCAGTCTCAAGCCTTGTCAGGGCCGATGCCAATTCCAATGTCCCTACCTCTAGGAAATCCATCAGTCCAACATTCAATGTTTGTTCAAGGTATCCAGCCACATCTGATGCAGCCTCAAGCAATGATGCATCAGGGACAGGGATTAAATTTTCCCCCACAAATTGGTCCTCAGCTACCTCATCAATTGGGTAACATGGGGATGAGCTTGGTCCCACAGTTTCCTCAGCAAGCACCTGTAAAATACAATGGTTCTCGCAAAACTGTGAAGATTACTCATCCAGAAACTCATGAAGAATTGAGGCTTGATAGTTCACCAGCTCCAAG TTCTTACAATGCCGCTCCCCACTTTTACCCTCCTGCAAGTTCTGTTCCACTTGGTAGCACTCATGTTCCTCCCAATTCTCAACCTCCAAGGCTCCATAACCAG GTGACTGTGAAATCACCTATTATCTCGCATGCAGAGAAAGATCCTCTGCCACCCTCAGGTTCTCTTTCTGTTGGGAAAGCAGAGGCTTCAAAGCCTTCAAGGTTAAAGGCCGAACCTCCAGTTTCTTCTTTGAGCTCTAGTTCACAGCCAAAGGCTGGTTTGGGAGTATCGCATGTGTCAGTTACCTCATCAAGTCCTGTGACAGTGGAGAGGGATGTACCTTATTCTGCTTCTGGTTCAACTTCCATGGATGTTTCTGTATCAGCATCAACTAGATCTTCTGATGGTTCTAGAGTAGGAGCATCACATCCTGACTCCTTCAATGATATGCCTAAAAGACCAGGCAGTAGAGGCCAGCAGGAGCAG GATCTCAGCCTATATACTTCTCTCTTAACTTTGCCTTCACAACTGCCTGATGTTGCAACAACGGAAGCAAAACATATACCATCTGAAAGTGCCAAGGATCCATTATTAACAGCTGTAGCTACTTCTTCCGAGGCTTCTAGCATGACAGGTGAGGGTGCTATAGAAGAAAACACTGGAAATACAAATAAAGGTTTAGGAATGCTAGTTCTAGATAGCACACAATCAGAGCCTGAAGCTATTGGGGGATTTGAGCAAGCAGAAGCAATATCAGCTGAAAGTAGTGTGGAAAACTCCATGAAGTCTCTTACTTTGAAATCTCCCGAAATGATTGGTAAACTTAAGGAAAACCCTAATAAGGAAGTAGCATCCATCAATAGTGGCTCATCAGAACATACACGCGAAAAGTCAGAACAGTTATCAAGGTTTTGTTCCAATGATGTTGAGAGGGAAGGTACTTTAGCAGTGGCGGCTGGCATATCTAGTGGAGAAAAACTTGAGAGTTCTGTGCCAGTAACtgcattaaataaaaatgaaattatgggCTGTAGTACAGGTGTCTTAGTTTCTCCATCTCCATTCAGTGTCAAAGAAAAAGGTTCAGATGCAAATGTTGCAAAAGGTGCTGCTCCCAAGggtaagaagaagaaaaaagagctTTATAGAAAAGCAGAAGCTGCTAGTACAAGTTCTGATCTTTATATGGCATACAAGGGTCCTGAAGAGAAAAAGGAGACTATAACTAATGTAAAGTCCTCAGAGAAGCCTTCAAGTGTTAGCGAGGACAAAACATCTATTGGTGTATCTCAGGAGAATGTTGCGGCAAGTGAAAAACCTGCTTTAAATAAAGTTGAGCCAGATGATTGGGAAGATGCTGCTGAGATTTCTTCTCCACAGTTAGGAACTtcaagaaatgaaaatgaagatAATGACGATGGTGATGGATCGACAACTAAAAAGTACTCCAGGGACTTTCTCCTCAAGTTTTTGGAGCTATGGACTGATCTTCCAGAAGGTTTTGAGATTACATCAGACATTGCAGATAGTCTGATTGTTTCTAGCATCAATCTTCCACGTGAATCGTACCCTAGTCCTGGACGCAGTGTTGACAGGCATATTGGAGGCTCCAGACCAGATCGTCGGGGAAGTGGCTTGGGAGACGAGGACAAGTGGAATAAATTCCCTGGGCCTCCTATGGTAGGAAGAGGGGATATGTGGAATGATGTTGGTTATATGAATAATGCTGTTGGGTTTCGACCTGGTCAAGGAGGTAATAATGGTGTTCTAAGGAATCCTCGGGCACAGACACCTCAATATGCTGGGGGCATCCTCTCCGGACCGATGCAGTCCCTTGGTCCTCAGGGTAACCTACAAAGAAATAATGTTGATTCTGATAGGTGGCAGCGTGGAGCTGGGTTTACGAAAGATTTGATGCCTTATCCTCAAACACCTATGCAGGTGATGCACAAAGCTGAAAATAAGTATGAGGTAGGTAAGGTTTCTGATGAGGAAGAAGCCAAGCAGAGGCAATTGAAGGGCATCTTAAACAAACTTACCCCTCAAAACTTTGAAAAGCTGTTTCAACAAGTTAAGCAAGTGAACATTGACAATGTTATCACACTGTCTGGAGTGATCTCACAGATTTTTGATAAGGCTTTGATGGAGCCCACCTTCTGTGAGATGTACGCCAACTTCTGCTTTCACCTTGCTGCAGAACTACCCGATCTTAGTGTGGACAATGAAAAAATTACCTTTAAGAGATTACTCCTGAACAAATGCCAGGAGGAATTTGAAAggggagaaagagaggaagaagaggcaAATAAAGCTGAAGAAGAAGGTGAAGTTAAACAGACAGcagaagagagagaggagaaaagACTCCGTGCTCGAAGACGTATGCTAGGTAACATTAGACTCATTGGAGAACTTTACAAGAAGAGAATGTTGACTGAGAGGATAATGCATGAGTGCATAAATAAGTTGCTGGGTCAATATCAGAATCCCGACGAGGAGAACATCGAGGCTTTGTGCAAATTGATGAGTACAATTGGAGGGATGATTGATCACCCAAAAGCGAAAGAACATATGGATGCCTATTACAACTTCATGGCACAGTTATCCAATAATATGAAGCTTTCATCGAGGGTCAGATTTATGCTTAAAGATGCTATTGATCTAAGGAAGAATAAGTGGCAGCAAAGAAGAAAAGTTGAAGGTCCGAAAAAGATTGAGGAGGTACATAGAGATGCTGCTCAGGAGCGTGCACAAGTTGGTAGATTGGGTCGCACTCCTAGCATGGGTAATTCTTCTAGAAGGGGTCCTCCTATGGATTTTGGTGCAAGGTCTCCTGGTATGTTATCCTCGCCAAATTACCATATTAGTGGTTTCCGCGGTGCCCCACCACAGCTACGAGGTTATGGTTCCCAGGATGTGAGGACAGATGAGAGACATTCGTCCGTTCCTTTGCCCCAAAGACCACTCGGTGATGATTTCATTACTCTTGGGCCCCAAGGTGGGCTTGCAAGAGGAATGGCTTTCACAGGGCAGCCATTGGCAGCCAATGTTCCATCCGCTGAGATGCAAAGTCCTGGAGATGGACGGGGGATGGGACATGGCCAGAATGGCTTTAGTTCTATCCCGGAAAGAGCAGCTTATGGCCAAAGACAGGATCTAATGCCAAGGCATATGCAAGAAAGGTTTGCTGCGCCCCCAACTTTTGATCAATCTCATCCTCAGGAGCAAAATAATACCTATGGGAGTAGAGATGCTTGGAATGATCTTGCTTCTGATGGATCTCTACCTACTtatccttctccttctcctcaaGGTGGCCATCTTAGTATTATGAATGATGTGTCTTCAGATAAGGTGTGGCCAGAAGAGAAATTGCACGACAAGTCAGTTGCTGCAATCAAAGAATTCTACAG TGCAAGGGATGAAAAGGAAGTTGCTTTGTGCATCAAGGATTTGAATGCTCCCAGTTTTTATCCAACTATGATCTCCCAATGGGTTACTGACTCTTTTGAGAGGAAAGACATGGAAAGGGACCTACTAACGAACCTTCTAATAAACCTCTCGAAACTTCAAGATAGGGTGATAAATGAAGATCAACTCATCAAAGG GTTCGAATCCGTACTTGCAGTCCTAGAGGATGCAGTGAACGACGCCCCCAGAGCAGGAGAGTTCCTTGGTCGAATATTCGGCAAAATCATACTTGAGAATGTAATATCACTTTCTGATATCGGTCGGTTGATATATGAAGGTGGAGAAGAGCAAGGGCAGCTTGTAGAATCAGGGGTTGCAGCCAATGTCCTTGCAAGTATCTTCGAcacaatcaaatcagaaaaagGTGACTCCGTACTAGATGAGGTGCGTTCGAGCTCTAATCTGCGGGTGGAGGACTTCAGGCCTCCTGGCTCTAACAAAGCATTTAGAATAGACAAGTACATTTAG
- the LOC121808651 gene encoding eukaryotic translation initiation factor 4G-like isoform X1 — protein sequence MNQNQSRAERSDSVQYRKTVRSDSSNQQRQYSGGVSTKGGGGASSASTSLSNRSFKKYNNNAPVAQQGARPWNVDSSDSSAVHSVNNGAHQLQPAQRVPEAPTSKIPSNLNPTEASLKTTRPVPKSPSSNVSLAAAPSNVSSDSKAPETPTSGDASKSYPMQFGSISTVITNVMQIPARTSSAPPNLDEQKKDQERYDSSRKAPALPTPSISKQHFHKKDAGIHDRPNSGEAHLASRPKRDAQVSAAQPGIQTQRPAVHLIPNMPMQFPFHQQQIVQFGGQNPQIQSQALSGPMPIPMSLPLGNPSVQHSMFVQGIQPHLMQPQAMMHQGQGLNFPPQIGPQLPHQLGNMGMSLVPQFPQQAPVKYNGSRKTVKITHPETHEELRLDSSPAPRLHPSAQSQSQPISSFPPNMPMNFYPSSYNAAPHFYPPASSVPLGSTHVPPNSQPPRLHNQVTVKSPIISHAEKDPLPPSGSLSVGKAEASKPSRLKAEPPVSSLSSSSQPKAGLGVSHVSVTSSSPVTVERDVPYSASGSTSMDVSVSASTRSSDGSRVGASHPDSFNDMPKRPGSRGQQEQDLSLYTSLLTLPSQLPDVATTEAKHIPSESAKDPLLTAVATSSEASSMTGEGAIEENTGNTNKGLGMLVLDSTQSEPEAIGGFEQAEAISAESSVENSMKSLTLKSPEMIGKLKENPNKEVASINSGSSEHTREKSEQLSRFCSNDVEREGTLAVAAGISSGEKLESSVPVTALNKNEIMGCSTGVLVSPSPFSVKEKGSDANVAKGAAPKGKKKKKELYRKAEAASTSSDLYMAYKGPEEKKETITNVKSSEKPSSVSEDKTSIGVSQENVAASEKPALNKVEPDDWEDAAEISSPQLGTSRNENEDNDDGDGSTTKKYSRDFLLKFLELWTDLPEGFEITSDIADSLIVSSINLPRESYPSPGRSVDRHIGGSRPDRRGSGLGDEDKWNKFPGPPMVGRGDMWNDVGYMNNAVGFRPGQGGNNGVLRNPRAQTPQYAGGILSGPMQSLGPQGNLQRNNVDSDRWQRGAGFTKDLMPYPQTPMQVMHKAENKYEVGKVSDEEEAKQRQLKGILNKLTPQNFEKLFQQVKQVNIDNVITLSGVISQIFDKALMEPTFCEMYANFCFHLAAELPDLSVDNEKITFKRLLLNKCQEEFERGEREEEEANKAEEEGEVKQTAEEREEKRLRARRRMLGNIRLIGELYKKRMLTERIMHECINKLLGQYQNPDEENIEALCKLMSTIGGMIDHPKAKEHMDAYYNFMAQLSNNMKLSSRVRFMLKDAIDLRKNKWQQRRKVEGPKKIEEVHRDAAQERAQVGRLGRTPSMGNSSRRGPPMDFGARSPGMLSSPNYHISGFRGAPPQLRGYGSQDVRTDERHSSVPLPQRPLGDDFITLGPQGGLARGMAFTGQPLAANVPSAEMQSPGDGRGMGHGQNGFSSIPERAAYGQRQDLMPRHMQERFAAPPTFDQSHPQEQNNTYGSRDAWNDLASDGSLPTYPSPSPQGGHLSIMNDVSSDKVWPEEKLHDKSVAAIKEFYSARDEKEVALCIKDLNAPSFYPTMISQWVTDSFERKDMERDLLTNLLINLSKLQDRVINEDQLIKGFESVLAVLEDAVNDAPRAGEFLGRIFGKIILENVISLSDIGRLIYEGGEEQGQLVESGVAANVLASIFDTIKSEKGDSVLDEVRSSSNLRVEDFRPPGSNKAFRIDKYI from the exons ATGAACCAGAATCAATCAAGGGCTGAGAGGAGCGATTCTGTACAGTACAGGAAAACCGTCCGATCCGACAGCTCCAATCAGCAGCGTCAGTACTCCGGTGGCGTTTCCACTAAGGGTGGTGGTGGCGCCTCTTCCGCCTCCACCAGTCTTTCTAATCGCAG TTTTAAGAAGTATAACAACAATGCACCAGTAGCGCAGCAGGGAGCGAGGCCATGGAATGTGGATTCTAGCGATTCATCCGCCGTACATTCTGTAAATAATGGTGCTCATCAACTGCAGCCAGCTCAAA GAGTACCTGAAGCGCCTACTAGCAAAATCCCTTCCAATCTCAATCCGACAGAAGCCTCTCTAAAGACTACTCGACCTGTTCCTAAATCTCCATCCAGTAATGTTTCGTTGGCAGCTGCACCGTCCAATGTTTCATCTGACTCCAAGGCCCCAGAAACACCTA CTTCAGGAGATGCATCTAAGTCATATCCCATGCAGTTTGGGTCCATAAGTACTGTTATTACGAATGTAATGCAG ATACCCGCTCGAACAAGCTCTGCACCACCAAATTTGGATGAGCAGAAAAAAGATCAG GAACGTTATGATTCTTCAAGGAAAGCTCCTGCTTTGCCAACTCCATCAATCTCCAAGCAGCATTTTCACAAAAAGGATGCAGGAATCCATGACCGACCTAATTCTGGCGAAGCTCATTTAGCATCTAGACCCAAAAGGGATGCCCAAGTTTCAGCTGCACAACCTGGGATTCAAACTCAGAGGCCTGCAGTACATCTTATCCCTAATATGCCCATGCAATTTCCATTCCACCAACAACAGATAGTTCAATTTGGTGGTCAGAATCCACAAATTCAGTCTCAAGCCTTGTCAGGGCCGATGCCAATTCCAATGTCCCTACCTCTAGGAAATCCATCAGTCCAACATTCAATGTTTGTTCAAGGTATCCAGCCACATCTGATGCAGCCTCAAGCAATGATGCATCAGGGACAGGGATTAAATTTTCCCCCACAAATTGGTCCTCAGCTACCTCATCAATTGGGTAACATGGGGATGAGCTTGGTCCCACAGTTTCCTCAGCAAGCACCTGTAAAATACAATGGTTCTCGCAAAACTGTGAAGATTACTCATCCAGAAACTCATGAAGAATTGAGGCTTGATAGTTCACCAGCTCCAAGGTTACATCCTAGTGCGCAATCTCAGTCACAGCCTATTTCTTCATTTCCTCCTAATATGCCGATGAATTTTTATCCCAGTTCTTACAATGCCGCTCCCCACTTTTACCCTCCTGCAAGTTCTGTTCCACTTGGTAGCACTCATGTTCCTCCCAATTCTCAACCTCCAAGGCTCCATAACCAG GTGACTGTGAAATCACCTATTATCTCGCATGCAGAGAAAGATCCTCTGCCACCCTCAGGTTCTCTTTCTGTTGGGAAAGCAGAGGCTTCAAAGCCTTCAAGGTTAAAGGCCGAACCTCCAGTTTCTTCTTTGAGCTCTAGTTCACAGCCAAAGGCTGGTTTGGGAGTATCGCATGTGTCAGTTACCTCATCAAGTCCTGTGACAGTGGAGAGGGATGTACCTTATTCTGCTTCTGGTTCAACTTCCATGGATGTTTCTGTATCAGCATCAACTAGATCTTCTGATGGTTCTAGAGTAGGAGCATCACATCCTGACTCCTTCAATGATATGCCTAAAAGACCAGGCAGTAGAGGCCAGCAGGAGCAG GATCTCAGCCTATATACTTCTCTCTTAACTTTGCCTTCACAACTGCCTGATGTTGCAACAACGGAAGCAAAACATATACCATCTGAAAGTGCCAAGGATCCATTATTAACAGCTGTAGCTACTTCTTCCGAGGCTTCTAGCATGACAGGTGAGGGTGCTATAGAAGAAAACACTGGAAATACAAATAAAGGTTTAGGAATGCTAGTTCTAGATAGCACACAATCAGAGCCTGAAGCTATTGGGGGATTTGAGCAAGCAGAAGCAATATCAGCTGAAAGTAGTGTGGAAAACTCCATGAAGTCTCTTACTTTGAAATCTCCCGAAATGATTGGTAAACTTAAGGAAAACCCTAATAAGGAAGTAGCATCCATCAATAGTGGCTCATCAGAACATACACGCGAAAAGTCAGAACAGTTATCAAGGTTTTGTTCCAATGATGTTGAGAGGGAAGGTACTTTAGCAGTGGCGGCTGGCATATCTAGTGGAGAAAAACTTGAGAGTTCTGTGCCAGTAACtgcattaaataaaaatgaaattatgggCTGTAGTACAGGTGTCTTAGTTTCTCCATCTCCATTCAGTGTCAAAGAAAAAGGTTCAGATGCAAATGTTGCAAAAGGTGCTGCTCCCAAGggtaagaagaagaaaaaagagctTTATAGAAAAGCAGAAGCTGCTAGTACAAGTTCTGATCTTTATATGGCATACAAGGGTCCTGAAGAGAAAAAGGAGACTATAACTAATGTAAAGTCCTCAGAGAAGCCTTCAAGTGTTAGCGAGGACAAAACATCTATTGGTGTATCTCAGGAGAATGTTGCGGCAAGTGAAAAACCTGCTTTAAATAAAGTTGAGCCAGATGATTGGGAAGATGCTGCTGAGATTTCTTCTCCACAGTTAGGAACTtcaagaaatgaaaatgaagatAATGACGATGGTGATGGATCGACAACTAAAAAGTACTCCAGGGACTTTCTCCTCAAGTTTTTGGAGCTATGGACTGATCTTCCAGAAGGTTTTGAGATTACATCAGACATTGCAGATAGTCTGATTGTTTCTAGCATCAATCTTCCACGTGAATCGTACCCTAGTCCTGGACGCAGTGTTGACAGGCATATTGGAGGCTCCAGACCAGATCGTCGGGGAAGTGGCTTGGGAGACGAGGACAAGTGGAATAAATTCCCTGGGCCTCCTATGGTAGGAAGAGGGGATATGTGGAATGATGTTGGTTATATGAATAATGCTGTTGGGTTTCGACCTGGTCAAGGAGGTAATAATGGTGTTCTAAGGAATCCTCGGGCACAGACACCTCAATATGCTGGGGGCATCCTCTCCGGACCGATGCAGTCCCTTGGTCCTCAGGGTAACCTACAAAGAAATAATGTTGATTCTGATAGGTGGCAGCGTGGAGCTGGGTTTACGAAAGATTTGATGCCTTATCCTCAAACACCTATGCAGGTGATGCACAAAGCTGAAAATAAGTATGAGGTAGGTAAGGTTTCTGATGAGGAAGAAGCCAAGCAGAGGCAATTGAAGGGCATCTTAAACAAACTTACCCCTCAAAACTTTGAAAAGCTGTTTCAACAAGTTAAGCAAGTGAACATTGACAATGTTATCACACTGTCTGGAGTGATCTCACAGATTTTTGATAAGGCTTTGATGGAGCCCACCTTCTGTGAGATGTACGCCAACTTCTGCTTTCACCTTGCTGCAGAACTACCCGATCTTAGTGTGGACAATGAAAAAATTACCTTTAAGAGATTACTCCTGAACAAATGCCAGGAGGAATTTGAAAggggagaaagagaggaagaagaggcaAATAAAGCTGAAGAAGAAGGTGAAGTTAAACAGACAGcagaagagagagaggagaaaagACTCCGTGCTCGAAGACGTATGCTAGGTAACATTAGACTCATTGGAGAACTTTACAAGAAGAGAATGTTGACTGAGAGGATAATGCATGAGTGCATAAATAAGTTGCTGGGTCAATATCAGAATCCCGACGAGGAGAACATCGAGGCTTTGTGCAAATTGATGAGTACAATTGGAGGGATGATTGATCACCCAAAAGCGAAAGAACATATGGATGCCTATTACAACTTCATGGCACAGTTATCCAATAATATGAAGCTTTCATCGAGGGTCAGATTTATGCTTAAAGATGCTATTGATCTAAGGAAGAATAAGTGGCAGCAAAGAAGAAAAGTTGAAGGTCCGAAAAAGATTGAGGAGGTACATAGAGATGCTGCTCAGGAGCGTGCACAAGTTGGTAGATTGGGTCGCACTCCTAGCATGGGTAATTCTTCTAGAAGGGGTCCTCCTATGGATTTTGGTGCAAGGTCTCCTGGTATGTTATCCTCGCCAAATTACCATATTAGTGGTTTCCGCGGTGCCCCACCACAGCTACGAGGTTATGGTTCCCAGGATGTGAGGACAGATGAGAGACATTCGTCCGTTCCTTTGCCCCAAAGACCACTCGGTGATGATTTCATTACTCTTGGGCCCCAAGGTGGGCTTGCAAGAGGAATGGCTTTCACAGGGCAGCCATTGGCAGCCAATGTTCCATCCGCTGAGATGCAAAGTCCTGGAGATGGACGGGGGATGGGACATGGCCAGAATGGCTTTAGTTCTATCCCGGAAAGAGCAGCTTATGGCCAAAGACAGGATCTAATGCCAAGGCATATGCAAGAAAGGTTTGCTGCGCCCCCAACTTTTGATCAATCTCATCCTCAGGAGCAAAATAATACCTATGGGAGTAGAGATGCTTGGAATGATCTTGCTTCTGATGGATCTCTACCTACTtatccttctccttctcctcaaGGTGGCCATCTTAGTATTATGAATGATGTGTCTTCAGATAAGGTGTGGCCAGAAGAGAAATTGCACGACAAGTCAGTTGCTGCAATCAAAGAATTCTACAG TGCAAGGGATGAAAAGGAAGTTGCTTTGTGCATCAAGGATTTGAATGCTCCCAGTTTTTATCCAACTATGATCTCCCAATGGGTTACTGACTCTTTTGAGAGGAAAGACATGGAAAGGGACCTACTAACGAACCTTCTAATAAACCTCTCGAAACTTCAAGATAGGGTGATAAATGAAGATCAACTCATCAAAGG GTTCGAATCCGTACTTGCAGTCCTAGAGGATGCAGTGAACGACGCCCCCAGAGCAGGAGAGTTCCTTGGTCGAATATTCGGCAAAATCATACTTGAGAATGTAATATCACTTTCTGATATCGGTCGGTTGATATATGAAGGTGGAGAAGAGCAAGGGCAGCTTGTAGAATCAGGGGTTGCAGCCAATGTCCTTGCAAGTATCTTCGAcacaatcaaatcagaaaaagGTGACTCCGTACTAGATGAGGTGCGTTCGAGCTCTAATCTGCGGGTGGAGGACTTCAGGCCTCCTGGCTCTAACAAAGCATTTAGAATAGACAAGTACATTTAG